A genomic segment from Flammeovirga pectinis encodes:
- a CDS encoding ABC transporter permease yields MIFHSLKLLWARKNKNILMVLEISFSFVILFLLFSSLYNKFINASHVTGTDTNNVMIVYLEKDYLLDNEKETENLKEIYTTIKSNIKSHSNVLKFSEIDYSHPYSSSWNINNLELDSGINQGYTVQYLTPNAVDLLDLHYIEGGKVTKDQLTHNDKRKSVIVNKQLYDKISKYITPDNEIIDGETRYKIYGIVDYYNHQSDFEDQKDVMVIVDKPTNSCSRLAIKTIDDPRKSEAEIVSLIEKANPRLKISIDYLDSMRDNKNKSEILPLFLMAFVALFLVINIALGLYGVLWYNINKRKGEIGIRRAMGASTQDIFKQIFSEVLLLFIIGIFLGSSIAIQFPILGAFNFSNTEYFMGALLSLGFVLLITIACGYYPSKLATKITPLEALHEL; encoded by the coding sequence ATGATTTTTCATTCATTAAAATTGCTTTGGGCAAGAAAAAACAAGAACATATTAATGGTCTTAGAAATTAGTTTTTCATTTGTTATTTTGTTCCTTTTATTTTCTTCATTATATAATAAATTTATCAATGCATCTCATGTAACTGGTACAGATACAAATAATGTAATGATTGTTTATTTAGAGAAGGATTACTTACTAGATAACGAAAAAGAAACAGAGAACTTAAAAGAGATTTATACCACAATTAAAAGTAATATTAAATCTCATAGTAATGTTTTAAAATTTTCTGAAATAGATTACTCTCACCCCTATTCTAGTAGTTGGAATATTAATAATTTAGAACTTGATAGCGGAATTAATCAAGGATACACTGTTCAATACTTAACTCCTAATGCAGTAGATTTATTAGATCTACATTATATAGAGGGAGGAAAGGTGACAAAAGACCAACTTACACATAATGATAAAAGAAAGAGTGTCATTGTAAATAAGCAATTGTATGATAAAATCAGCAAATATATCACTCCAGATAATGAAATTATTGATGGTGAAACTAGATATAAAATTTATGGTATTGTAGATTACTATAACCATCAAAGTGATTTTGAAGATCAAAAAGATGTTATGGTTATTGTTGATAAGCCTACTAATTCTTGTTCACGGTTAGCTATAAAAACTATAGATGACCCTAGAAAGAGCGAAGCTGAAATAGTTTCTTTAATTGAAAAAGCTAACCCTAGATTAAAAATAAGTATTGATTATCTTGATAGTATGAGAGACAATAAAAATAAGAGTGAAATACTTCCCTTATTTTTGATGGCATTTGTTGCCCTATTCTTAGTGATCAATATTGCTTTGGGTCTTTATGGTGTATTATGGTATAATATAAATAAACGCAAAGGAGAAATTGGTATTCGTAGAGCAATGGGTGCTTCTACTCAAGATATTTTTAAACAAATATTCTCAGAAGTACTTCTTCTTTTTATTATCGGAATCTTTTTAGGGAGTAGTATCGCCATTCAATTTCCGATATTAGGTGCATTTAATTTTAGTAACACAGAGTATTTTATGGGAGCTTTATTATCTTTAGGCTTCGTACTTTTAATAACTATTGCTTGTGGGTATTACCCTAGTAAATTAGCGACTAAAATAACTCCCTTAGAAGCACTACATGAGTTATAG
- a CDS encoding sigma-54-dependent transcriptional regulator: MSSIPYILIIDDDEAVRKSIGLFLKMNGFKPLLAANPKEGIALLSEFKFSCVLLDMNFKVETTGDEGLTALQKIKKAYPELPVVLFTGWGNMQLAIEGMKLGASDFINKPWENDHLLKCIKDAITVKKNSRKVQLPEKSPSRKKLEQEYDISNIIGQDPQLLKVLETVGRVAKTNAPILIMGESGTGKELIAEAVHNNSPRTDHEFVKVNLGGISQSLFESEMFGHKKGSFTGAHTDREGRFSIADKGSIFLDEMGELDLSSQVKLLRVLQERKFEPLGTSKTQSADFRVISATNKILPDLVRENKFREDLFFRINLITVVLPPLRERKGDIPLLADHFLKLLETSYGITGKSFAPETLKWLQKQPLKGNIRELKNWVESSVLMTTNDVLEINDFENNPTNIHAFQNDEIKEEIVPNGMTLEEMEIIMIKNALNDNRFKIAPSAKQLGISRNALYRKVEKYNITDAQD, encoded by the coding sequence ATGTCTAGTATTCCTTATATTCTAATTATTGACGATGACGAAGCTGTAAGAAAATCAATAGGTTTATTCTTAAAGATGAACGGCTTTAAGCCATTATTGGCAGCTAACCCAAAAGAGGGAATTGCTTTATTGTCTGAATTTAAATTCTCTTGTGTTCTACTCGACATGAATTTTAAGGTAGAAACAACAGGTGATGAAGGACTTACTGCTTTGCAAAAAATTAAAAAAGCCTATCCAGAATTACCTGTCGTTTTATTTACTGGATGGGGAAATATGCAATTGGCTATAGAAGGCATGAAACTCGGGGCATCTGATTTTATCAATAAGCCTTGGGAGAACGACCACCTTTTAAAATGCATAAAAGATGCTATAACTGTAAAAAAGAACAGTAGAAAGGTACAATTGCCAGAAAAGTCCCCTTCAAGAAAGAAGTTAGAACAAGAATACGACATCTCTAATATCATTGGTCAGGATCCTCAACTTTTAAAAGTTTTAGAAACGGTGGGAAGGGTAGCAAAAACCAACGCACCAATTTTAATAATGGGAGAAAGTGGGACGGGTAAAGAGTTAATTGCAGAAGCAGTACACAATAACAGCCCAAGAACAGACCATGAGTTTGTAAAGGTAAATCTTGGTGGCATCTCTCAATCTTTGTTCGAATCTGAAATGTTTGGCCATAAAAAAGGTTCTTTTACAGGAGCACATACAGACAGAGAAGGGCGTTTTAGCATTGCTGATAAAGGGAGTATATTTTTAGATGAAATGGGAGAATTGGATTTATCCTCTCAAGTGAAATTATTAAGAGTATTACAAGAACGTAAATTTGAACCACTCGGTACTTCTAAAACACAATCGGCAGATTTTAGAGTAATTTCTGCTACAAATAAAATACTACCTGATTTAGTTCGAGAAAATAAATTTAGGGAAGATCTGTTTTTTAGAATCAACTTAATTACTGTTGTATTACCTCCGTTAAGAGAAAGAAAAGGAGATATTCCTTTACTTGCTGATCATTTTCTTAAACTGCTTGAAACATCTTATGGTATTACGGGGAAATCTTTTGCTCCAGAAACATTAAAATGGTTACAGAAGCAACCGTTAAAAGGGAATATTAGAGAGTTGAAAAACTGGGTAGAAAGTTCGGTTTTAATGACGACGAATGATGTTTTAGAAATCAATGATTTTGAAAATAACCCTACAAATATTCATGCATTTCAAAATGATGAAATAAAGGAAGAAATAGTACCAAACGGAATGACTTTAGAGGAAATGGAAATCATTATGATTAAAAATGCTTTAAATGATAACCGTTTTAAAATTGCTCCATCTGCAAAACAATTGGGTATCTCTAGAAATGCCTTGTACAGAAAAGTAGAAAAATATAATATTACAGATGCTCAAGATTGA
- a CDS encoding sensor histidine kinase, whose amino-acid sequence MLKIENSLLALLIIGTLLGITYPIRLEHPTLFIIAEVVSVITSLWLLRLYFFVSKPLKELGNAINLLANKDFQSRLLPTPHPVVNKLVVVFNKMVNQLHKERVEQREQSYFLEHLLKATPHGILVLDYDQKVIQSNPIILQILELEFNSIKGKTFTEIENPLLSEINQLALNQVKDIQLSGGRRYRCQKSSFIFQGFQQQFIIVQDLYLDDIKKEKQAYSKVIRMMSHEVNNSVGAMNSYLDTLKLFSPADQELKTDYLEALSIVKSRNSAMAEFMKNFASVVKIPEPNLENVNLVKILQDLLEIYHTDFNDNHIKILNKLPNELLVLADKSLLEQLFINIFKNAKEALLEVDQTDRTLEISYNEESNKLSIWNSGPIISKEAQEKIFTPFYSSKPTGQGIGLMLCRDILIKHDWDFRLFSGLKEGATFEISL is encoded by the coding sequence ATGCTCAAGATTGAAAATAGTTTATTAGCCCTACTCATTATAGGTACACTTTTAGGCATTACCTATCCAATACGTTTAGAACACCCTACTTTATTTATTATTGCTGAGGTAGTTTCTGTAATTACTTCTTTATGGTTGTTACGCTTGTATTTCTTTGTCAGTAAACCCCTAAAAGAGCTTGGTAATGCAATTAATTTGTTAGCCAATAAAGATTTCCAATCTAGGTTATTACCAACTCCTCACCCGGTTGTAAATAAATTGGTAGTCGTTTTTAATAAGATGGTAAACCAACTTCATAAAGAAAGGGTAGAACAAAGAGAGCAAAGCTACTTTTTAGAGCATCTATTAAAGGCTACTCCTCATGGCATATTAGTACTAGATTATGATCAAAAGGTTATTCAATCTAACCCAATAATTCTGCAAATATTAGAATTAGAGTTTAATTCAATTAAAGGAAAAACCTTTACTGAGATAGAAAACCCTCTACTTTCAGAGATCAATCAACTTGCATTAAATCAAGTTAAAGATATTCAACTTTCTGGTGGACGCAGGTACCGTTGTCAGAAATCTTCCTTTATATTTCAAGGTTTCCAACAGCAATTTATTATTGTACAAGACCTGTATTTAGATGATATTAAAAAGGAAAAACAAGCCTATAGTAAAGTAATTAGAATGATGAGCCACGAAGTGAATAATTCTGTTGGTGCAATGAACTCCTATCTAGATACTTTAAAGTTATTTTCTCCTGCAGACCAAGAATTAAAAACGGATTACTTAGAGGCTTTGAGTATTGTTAAAAGTAGAAACTCTGCAATGGCTGAATTTATGAAAAATTTTGCTTCTGTAGTAAAAATACCTGAGCCTAATTTGGAGAATGTGAACTTGGTGAAAATTCTTCAAGATCTTTTAGAAATCTACCATACAGATTTTAATGATAACCATATTAAAATACTTAATAAGTTACCGAATGAATTACTCGTACTTGCCGATAAAAGTTTATTAGAACAGCTTTTTATCAATATTTTTAAGAATGCTAAAGAGGCACTTTTAGAGGTAGATCAAACAGACCGTACATTGGAAATCTCTTATAATGAGGAGTCAAATAAATTATCTATTTGGAACTCTGGCCCTATAATTTCAAAAGAAGCCCAAGAAAAAATATTCACTCCATTTTACAGTAGTAAACCCACAGGCCAAGGTATTGGGTTAATGCTTTGTAGAGATATTTTGATTAAACACGATTGGGACTTTAGACTCTTTAGCGGCTTAAAAGAGGGCGCTACTTTTGAAATTTCTTTGTAA